Proteins from one uncultured Cohaesibacter sp. genomic window:
- a CDS encoding 2-oxoacid:acceptor oxidoreductase family protein, with protein sequence MNEKLPKTPAYPGNSTVINGNGAVAQVMGQVCGGVIGYPITPSTEIAEIYEAFRAGGGLNVWGRHPFFFEPEGEHSAQSGALGAALTGGQYVSNASSSQGVLYGLESHYVTVGKKVGGFVMQVAARSVSRHSLNVMAGHDDIYALLPSGYTILFGSNPQEAADLAAISYKVSAMSMIPVANGMDGFVTSHMMSEVMMPEEDLLREFIGDPSERIMCPTVAQEMLYGAKGRVFQLKRYLGRHSSDMEQDAYAKLVAFLDDNADAVEEDNAGEMVAKTLDMLPAELHKQWSRQWTNAFQKGTRQRVPAQVDINNPGLTGGVQNQPDFQAGAVDHRTHFVRDVARFVREAMDEYSALTGRSYAPVKCFECEDAETVLVGLGSVTDDAEAVAAYLRRQGKKVGVVSIKMLQPFPDAEFVEAVKGKKAVTILERSDNTALTAFVKEALMKAMENGAGERYPGVPALKELPKLTTAIFGLGAHDLQPRHLVAAYENMEGACQPFVYLGSQFFSKDASPIMTELQAKLKEAYPETELMALETKPNPSLLPDGALRIRFHSVGGYGTIATGKLLTDILANALHLYSKSAPKYGSEKSGAPTNYYITLSPEPVLITNADLEDVEVVVSPDHKVFAHSNPLRGLVEGGTFILQSNLSALEVWKELPAAMRKTIRDRKIKFLVVDGFAIAKKHAPVAALQTRMMGIAFIGAVCGHVERVTEGADREAVIEKIRSQISYKFGTKGEAVVEGNMAVIRDGVEETAVVDYSAPEFVEVDAAGDPVPEFSPTISSNMCRIASESSPEGLFDTAYYEETVAAPFRAGAIGEAPVLPGSGMFMPAGSAAAKDKGLFRREVPVFDPEKCTGCLDCSMVCPDAAIPPSVFDIEALLMAAAKDIDMPEKQREVIREYVRTIGETVRRKYNALDDAPSFAKLVAEAVNELYVESAVVKGNLERIVEAVSVLPVAKTRPFFDSMEAEHTGQGGLFAVAVDPWKCTGCLECVDICGPGALVAADQDAGLLHDLQSKFNFLSKTPNTPARFVEPAFEDDNEIKRMMLDRANYYSTTGGHGACRGCGEVTAIRQVVSATHAIHDRRQKAHVRELEELVNGLTLKLEEVKGDSEREARISGALKVLEKRLFMLEGGPTGNGQSPLVVANATGCSSVYASTFPFNPYNDPWVNSLFHDGPAVIKGIFEGTTANAAVDFKAMRLAKLELANAYDPVTDEAFFNNFEWHNFSDAERDLLPTFMNISGDGAAYDIGFGALSRLLASNTPVKVMVLNSGVYSNTGGQASTASLSGQDSDLARFGKANPGKLEDRKELGLIASFHPNVFVVQSATSFPGHFLKNVMAYLKHSSSPALLDVYTPCQGEHGIADDAANRRSKLAVEARVSPLFVHDPKAGKTLAERFDIEGNPAKDQDWAMQTISYMEDGQLKLMDLPLTPADYAYDEVRFKKQFRPIKGEVDAVPLHEFIDMPAVERGRKVPYILKTNAKQELVKLEVGAMIVHLVEERRQNWRTLQHLAGQTAAKLDAAHSKELAAMEAKYKEALESRELSMDSIAAGMAEMASMSASPAVLGLGGSASAATANGASDAAPAAGGASLPHIHEEDVSLCTNCKACYQDVPELFELTKVVENGSVMEVAHTIPGALEQVEVTPDLKSRIMKVAAKCNAEIVR encoded by the coding sequence ATGAACGAAAAACTTCCAAAAACGCCGGCGTATCCCGGAAATTCAACGGTAATTAACGGTAACGGCGCCGTGGCCCAGGTAATGGGACAGGTGTGCGGTGGGGTCATCGGTTATCCGATTACGCCTTCTACCGAGATTGCCGAAATCTATGAAGCTTTCAGAGCTGGCGGCGGACTCAATGTCTGGGGTCGTCATCCCTTCTTCTTCGAACCTGAAGGGGAACATTCGGCTCAGTCTGGCGCACTTGGCGCCGCGCTTACGGGCGGACAATATGTGTCCAACGCTTCGTCCTCCCAGGGCGTGCTTTATGGCCTTGAATCGCATTATGTCACCGTCGGCAAGAAAGTCGGCGGTTTTGTCATGCAGGTTGCGGCTCGCTCCGTTTCCCGCCATTCACTGAACGTGATGGCTGGGCATGACGACATTTACGCCTTGCTGCCATCCGGTTACACCATCCTGTTTGGGTCCAACCCGCAGGAAGCTGCCGACCTTGCCGCGATCTCCTATAAGGTCAGCGCAATGTCGATGATTCCGGTTGCCAACGGCATGGACGGCTTCGTGACGTCTCACATGATGAGCGAAGTGATGATGCCGGAAGAAGACTTGCTGCGAGAATTCATCGGAGATCCATCCGAGCGCATCATGTGCCCGACCGTCGCACAGGAAATGCTCTATGGCGCCAAGGGGCGCGTCTTCCAGCTCAAACGCTATCTGGGCCGTCATAGCTCGGATATGGAACAGGACGCCTACGCCAAACTCGTTGCCTTCCTTGATGACAATGCCGATGCCGTGGAAGAAGACAATGCTGGCGAGATGGTTGCCAAGACCCTCGATATGCTGCCGGCAGAGCTGCACAAGCAGTGGAGCCGCCAGTGGACCAATGCCTTCCAGAAAGGCACGCGCCAGCGCGTTCCTGCTCAGGTCGATATCAACAATCCGGGCCTGACGGGTGGTGTTCAGAACCAGCCAGACTTCCAGGCAGGTGCTGTTGACCATCGCACCCACTTTGTGCGCGACGTTGCCCGCTTCGTACGCGAAGCCATGGATGAATATTCGGCTCTGACCGGTCGCAGCTATGCTCCGGTTAAATGCTTCGAATGCGAAGATGCCGAAACCGTTCTGGTCGGCCTTGGGTCAGTCACCGATGATGCCGAAGCCGTTGCCGCTTACTTGCGCCGTCAGGGCAAGAAGGTTGGTGTGGTTTCCATCAAGATGCTGCAGCCATTCCCTGATGCGGAATTCGTGGAAGCTGTCAAAGGCAAGAAAGCCGTCACCATTCTTGAGCGTTCCGACAACACCGCCCTGACTGCCTTCGTCAAGGAAGCCTTGATGAAAGCCATGGAAAATGGTGCTGGTGAACGCTATCCAGGCGTTCCTGCGCTCAAGGAACTGCCAAAACTGACGACGGCCATCTTTGGTTTGGGTGCACATGACCTGCAGCCACGCCATCTGGTCGCAGCCTACGAAAACATGGAAGGTGCTTGCCAGCCATTTGTTTACCTTGGTAGTCAGTTCTTCTCCAAGGATGCAAGCCCGATCATGACCGAGCTTCAGGCCAAGCTGAAAGAGGCTTATCCTGAAACCGAACTGATGGCGCTGGAAACCAAGCCGAACCCGAGCCTTTTGCCAGATGGTGCCCTGCGCATCCGCTTCCATTCGGTTGGCGGGTACGGCACGATTGCCACCGGCAAGCTGCTCACGGACATTTTGGCCAACGCCCTGCATCTCTATTCCAAGTCCGCACCGAAATACGGTTCGGAAAAATCGGGCGCGCCAACCAACTACTATATTACGCTTTCTCCAGAGCCGGTGCTGATCACCAACGCCGACCTGGAAGATGTGGAAGTGGTTGTCTCGCCAGACCATAAGGTCTTCGCTCACAGCAATCCGCTGCGTGGCCTTGTTGAAGGCGGCACCTTCATTCTGCAGTCCAATCTTTCCGCCCTTGAAGTCTGGAAAGAACTGCCTGCAGCCATGCGCAAGACCATTCGCGACCGGAAGATCAAATTCCTGGTGGTTGACGGCTTTGCCATTGCCAAGAAACATGCTCCTGTTGCCGCTCTTCAGACCCGCATGATGGGTATCGCCTTCATCGGCGCCGTCTGCGGCCATGTGGAACGCGTCACCGAAGGGGCTGATCGTGAAGCTGTGATCGAAAAGATCCGCAGCCAGATCAGCTACAAATTCGGCACCAAGGGCGAAGCTGTTGTCGAAGGCAACATGGCGGTTATCCGCGATGGCGTCGAGGAAACGGCTGTTGTCGATTATTCGGCTCCTGAATTTGTCGAAGTGGACGCCGCTGGCGATCCTGTTCCTGAATTCAGCCCGACCATTTCTTCCAACATGTGCCGTATTGCTTCGGAATCTTCTCCGGAAGGTCTGTTCGATACCGCCTATTATGAAGAAACGGTCGCAGCGCCATTCCGCGCTGGTGCCATCGGCGAAGCGCCGGTTCTGCCGGGCTCAGGCATGTTCATGCCAGCCGGGTCTGCTGCTGCCAAGGACAAGGGCCTCTTCCGTCGTGAAGTACCGGTCTTCGATCCTGAAAAATGCACAGGCTGCCTGGATTGCTCCATGGTCTGCCCGGATGCTGCCATTCCGCCAAGTGTCTTCGATATCGAAGCTCTGCTGATGGCTGCTGCCAAAGACATCGACATGCCGGAAAAACAGCGCGAAGTCATTCGTGAATATGTCCGCACGATCGGTGAGACGGTTCGCCGTAAATATAATGCACTGGATGACGCTCCGAGCTTTGCCAAACTGGTGGCTGAAGCGGTCAACGAGCTTTATGTTGAAAGCGCCGTCGTCAAGGGCAATCTGGAACGCATCGTGGAAGCCGTGTCGGTTCTGCCTGTTGCCAAGACCCGCCCATTCTTCGACTCCATGGAAGCTGAACACACCGGTCAGGGTGGTCTGTTTGCCGTGGCAGTTGACCCTTGGAAATGCACCGGCTGTCTGGAATGCGTGGACATCTGTGGTCCGGGCGCTCTGGTGGCCGCCGATCAGGACGCTGGCTTGCTGCATGATCTGCAGTCCAAGTTCAACTTCCTTTCCAAAACACCGAACACGCCAGCCCGCTTTGTTGAACCGGCCTTTGAGGACGACAACGAAATCAAGCGCATGATGCTGGATCGCGCCAACTACTATTCCACCACCGGTGGTCACGGTGCTTGTCGCGGCTGTGGCGAGGTTACGGCCATTCGTCAGGTTGTTTCCGCAACCCATGCGATCCACGACCGCCGTCAGAAAGCTCATGTGCGTGAGTTGGAAGAACTGGTCAACGGCCTGACCCTCAAGCTTGAAGAAGTCAAAGGCGATAGCGAACGTGAAGCTCGTATTTCCGGCGCCCTCAAAGTGCTCGAAAAACGCCTCTTCATGCTCGAAGGTGGCCCGACCGGCAATGGTCAGTCTCCGTTGGTTGTTGCCAACGCGACCGGCTGTAGCTCGGTTTACGCTTCGACCTTCCCGTTCAACCCTTACAACGACCCATGGGTCAACAGCCTGTTCCATGATGGACCGGCCGTCATCAAGGGTATCTTTGAAGGCACCACTGCCAATGCGGCAGTTGACTTCAAGGCCATGCGTCTTGCCAAACTCGAATTGGCCAATGCCTATGATCCGGTAACGGATGAAGCATTCTTCAACAATTTCGAATGGCACAATTTCTCCGACGCTGAACGTGACCTGCTGCCAACCTTCATGAACATCTCCGGTGACGGTGCTGCTTATGATATCGGCTTCGGTGCTCTGTCTCGCTTGCTGGCAAGTAACACGCCGGTCAAGGTGATGGTGCTTAACTCCGGCGTTTACTCCAACACCGGTGGTCAGGCTTCCACGGCCTCCCTGTCCGGTCAGGACAGTGACTTGGCCCGCTTCGGCAAGGCCAACCCTGGCAAGCTGGAAGACCGCAAGGAACTGGGCCTGATTGCAAGCTTCCACCCGAATGTTTTCGTGGTGCAGAGTGCAACCTCCTTCCCGGGTCACTTCCTCAAGAATGTGATGGCCTATCTGAAGCATTCCTCTTCACCAGCACTGCTTGACGTTTATACGCCATGTCAGGGTGAACACGGGATTGCCGATGACGCAGCCAACCGACGCTCGAAACTGGCTGTTGAAGCCCGTGTCAGCCCGCTCTTCGTGCATGATCCCAAAGCAGGGAAAACCCTTGCTGAACGGTTCGACATTGAAGGCAACCCGGCCAAGGATCAGGATTGGGCCATGCAGACCATCTCCTATATGGAAGATGGCCAGCTCAAGCTCATGGATCTGCCGCTTACTCCGGCTGACTATGCTTACGACGAAGTTCGCTTCAAGAAGCAGTTCCGCCCGATCAAGGGTGAAGTGGACGCTGTGCCGCTGCATGAATTTATCGACATGCCTGCAGTGGAGCGTGGCCGCAAGGTTCCATACATCCTCAAGACCAATGCCAAACAGGAACTGGTCAAACTGGAAGTTGGTGCTATGATCGTGCATCTGGTTGAAGAACGTCGTCAGAACTGGCGCACGCTTCAGCATCTGGCCGGTCAAACCGCTGCCAAACTCGATGCTGCGCACAGCAAAGAGCTGGCTGCAATGGAAGCAAAATACAAGGAAGCTCTGGAATCCCGCGAGCTTTCAATGGACAGCATCGCAGCCGGCATGGCTGAAATGGCTTCCATGTCTGCTTCCCCGGCTGTTCTGGGCCTTGGTGGATCGGCTTCCGCTGCAACGGCCAATGGAGCATCCGATGCAGCACCTGCTGCCGGAGGAGCCAGCCTGCCGCACATTCATGAAGAGGACGTATCGCTCTGCACCAACTGCAAAGCCTGCTATCAGGATGTTCCTGAGCTCTTCGAACTGACCAAAGTTGTCGAGAATGGGTCTGTCATGGAAGTGGCACACACCATCCCCGGTGCTCTGGAGCAGGTCGAAGTCACTCCGGACCTGAAGTCCCGCATCATGAAAGTGGCGGCAAAGTGCAACGCGGAGATCGTAAGATGA
- a CDS encoding sulfide/dihydroorotate dehydrogenase-like FAD/NAD-binding protein, protein MTVDTAVTQDALFDHQMDVLKKHLAADPRSLRNVFIADGAQAMAWEFQKDELGEPFIKTLWGLLLKNDDMSTLIQRFIWSLPLRFKRKFIKALDAYMSDRYPMFKGLSEGWPENSYIPPYIRTPEARSADFELVNQGYLGYQSLGYSLREVEMIVWLEVLRDKQCEDKPCELGQIIQRTKDEEAKKIGGCPVKIHIPEMIDLLAKGKIRQALELIESCNPLPNVTGRVCPQEHQCQGVCKHTNRPIEIGQLEWFLPEHEKAANPDQLARFAGIVSPWQKAEKPPIAVVGSGPSGLINAYLLAVEGFPVTVFEAFHELGGVLRYGIPEFRLPNSLIDDVVAKIDALGGRFVKNFVVGKSATLEDLKAAGFWKIFVGSGAGLPTFMNVPGEELLGVMSANEFLTRVNLMRGRDPAYETPLPDVKDKNILVIGGGNTAMDAARTAKRLGGNVTIVYRRTQSEMPARVEELEHALEEGIELAELRGPKEFVGDHHTHFVTHAVVDVNELGEPDASGRRRPRPTGEVIEMPADLVIMALGNKSNPIIPSSEPKLEVSKWGTINVGKDSQQTSIDDIYTGGDAARGGSTAILAAGDGQAAARQILGAIDLVSDEIADRVKRADHFTSLGLAEHTVLKHTDLAAGIVEMTIRAPVIAQSARAGQFVRVLATDDGELIPLTLADWNKENGTIDLVIQGMGTSTKMMNKMSEGDFFAGIAGPLGEPSDVKKFDPEKETVVFTAGGVGLPAIYPIAKAHLETGNHVTMIIGFRSADHLFWTGEDERMGLLKAKYGDMLDVIYCSNDGTFGIKGFVTNPLEDMLKDDKTSKGRKIAEVVSVGPPMMMRAVSDLTKPYEVPTVVSLNSIMVDATGMCGACMVPVLKDGKTLRQHACIDGPEFDAHTVEWDKFLPRFGQFKVQEVRSMEKHKLN, encoded by the coding sequence ATGACCGTTGATACTGCAGTAACGCAGGACGCTCTGTTTGATCATCAAATGGATGTTCTGAAAAAGCATCTCGCAGCGGACCCCCGGTCCCTGCGGAATGTCTTCATCGCGGATGGAGCCCAGGCCATGGCCTGGGAATTCCAGAAGGACGAGTTGGGCGAGCCCTTCATCAAGACTCTCTGGGGCCTTCTGCTCAAGAATGATGACATGAGCACGCTGATCCAGCGTTTCATCTGGAGCTTGCCGCTCCGTTTCAAACGCAAGTTCATCAAGGCGCTCGATGCCTACATGTCCGACCGCTATCCCATGTTCAAGGGCCTTTCTGAAGGCTGGCCCGAAAACAGCTACATTCCGCCCTATATCCGCACGCCGGAAGCGCGGTCAGCTGACTTCGAGTTGGTGAACCAGGGCTATCTGGGCTATCAGTCCCTCGGCTATTCCTTGCGGGAAGTCGAAATGATCGTCTGGCTGGAAGTGCTTCGCGACAAACAGTGCGAAGACAAGCCTTGCGAACTGGGCCAGATCATCCAGCGCACCAAGGACGAAGAAGCCAAGAAGATTGGCGGCTGCCCGGTCAAGATCCATATCCCGGAAATGATCGATCTGCTCGCCAAGGGCAAGATCCGTCAGGCGCTGGAATTGATCGAAAGCTGCAACCCGCTACCAAACGTCACCGGCCGCGTCTGTCCGCAGGAGCATCAGTGTCAGGGTGTCTGTAAGCATACCAACCGTCCGATCGAAATCGGTCAGCTGGAATGGTTCCTGCCCGAGCACGAGAAAGCTGCCAATCCGGATCAGCTTGCGCGCTTCGCTGGCATTGTCAGCCCTTGGCAGAAAGCCGAAAAGCCTCCAATCGCGGTGGTCGGGTCCGGCCCGTCGGGCCTCATCAACGCCTATTTGCTGGCCGTTGAAGGCTTCCCGGTAACGGTCTTTGAGGCTTTCCACGAACTGGGCGGCGTGTTGCGCTACGGTATTCCCGAATTCCGTCTGCCAAACTCGCTGATCGATGACGTGGTTGCCAAGATCGACGCTCTGGGCGGTCGCTTCGTCAAGAACTTCGTGGTCGGCAAGTCCGCAACCCTTGAAGATCTGAAAGCCGCTGGCTTCTGGAAAATCTTCGTCGGGTCGGGTGCTGGCCTGCCAACCTTCATGAATGTTCCGGGCGAAGAATTGCTCGGCGTCATGTCGGCCAACGAGTTCCTGACCCGCGTCAACCTGATGCGTGGTCGTGATCCGGCCTATGAAACGCCGCTTCCGGACGTCAAGGACAAGAATATCCTCGTGATTGGTGGTGGTAACACCGCGATGGACGCAGCCCGCACGGCAAAACGCCTTGGCGGCAACGTGACCATCGTTTATCGCCGTACCCAGTCTGAGATGCCTGCCCGTGTTGAAGAACTCGAGCATGCACTTGAAGAGGGCATTGAACTGGCTGAACTGCGCGGACCAAAAGAGTTCGTCGGCGATCATCACACCCATTTCGTCACCCACGCTGTTGTGGATGTGAACGAGTTGGGTGAACCGGATGCCTCTGGCCGCCGTCGTCCACGTCCAACCGGTGAAGTCATCGAAATGCCGGCCGATCTGGTCATCATGGCGCTTGGCAACAAGTCCAATCCGATCATCCCGTCGTCTGAACCCAAGCTTGAAGTCAGCAAATGGGGCACGATCAATGTTGGCAAAGATAGCCAACAAACGTCGATTGATGACATCTATACCGGTGGTGACGCCGCTCGTGGTGGGTCCACGGCGATCCTTGCTGCCGGTGATGGTCAGGCTGCTGCCCGTCAAATCCTCGGTGCCATTGATCTGGTGTCTGATGAGATTGCCGACCGGGTCAAGAGAGCTGATCACTTCACCAGCCTTGGTCTGGCTGAACATACCGTTCTCAAACACACGGATCTGGCTGCTGGCATTGTTGAAATGACAATTCGCGCACCAGTGATTGCCCAGTCCGCACGGGCTGGCCAGTTTGTCCGCGTGCTGGCAACCGATGATGGCGAGCTCATCCCGCTGACCCTTGCCGACTGGAACAAGGAAAATGGCACCATCGATCTGGTCATTCAGGGCATGGGTACCTCGACCAAGATGATGAACAAGATGAGCGAAGGCGACTTCTTCGCCGGTATCGCAGGCCCGCTTGGGGAACCAAGCGACGTCAAGAAATTCGATCCGGAAAAAGAAACCGTTGTCTTCACAGCCGGTGGCGTGGGTCTGCCCGCGATTTATCCGATTGCCAAGGCGCATCTGGAAACCGGCAACCATGTCACCATGATCATCGGCTTCCGTTCGGCAGACCATCTGTTCTGGACGGGCGAGGACGAACGCATGGGGCTGTTGAAGGCCAAGTATGGCGACATGCTTGATGTCATCTATTGTTCCAACGATGGCACCTTCGGCATCAAGGGCTTTGTCACCAATCCACTTGAAGACATGCTCAAGGACGACAAGACCTCCAAGGGCCGCAAGATTGCGGAAGTCGTCTCTGTCGGTCCTCCGATGATGATGCGTGCTGTCAGTGATCTGACCAAGCCATATGAAGTGCCGACGGTTGTCAGCCTCAACTCCATCATGGTGGATGCCACCGGCATGTGCGGCGCCTGCATGGTGCCAGTGCTCAAGGATGGCAAGACCCTGCGTCAGCATGCTTGCATTGACGGTCCGGAATTCGACGCCCATACCGTCGAATGGGACAAGTTCCTGCCACGCTTTGGCCAGTTCAAAGTGCAGGAAGTCCGCAGCATGGAAAAACACAAGCTCAACTGA
- a CDS encoding MarR family transcriptional regulator: MNVEERSKQVCENWPEAVTPFMQSAALIQRLSSLLQETTKRLLKFHDLTYMEFDALAALRSQKPGATMTPTELYDALLISSGGLTKVLKSLESKGFIARRSSERDARQRLVLLTDEGREKLSEIMPQIAANAETLLQKGFESPEACAAFADDLKRIIHTAEEAIDQRGC, encoded by the coding sequence ATGAATGTGGAAGAGCGAAGCAAACAGGTTTGCGAGAACTGGCCGGAGGCTGTCACGCCGTTTATGCAGAGTGCGGCTCTCATTCAGCGTCTTTCTTCCCTATTGCAAGAAACAACGAAGCGGCTGCTTAAGTTCCATGATCTAACCTATATGGAATTTGATGCTTTGGCGGCCTTGCGCTCGCAAAAGCCCGGCGCGACGATGACGCCGACCGAGCTTTATGACGCTCTTCTGATTTCCTCAGGAGGCCTTACAAAAGTACTCAAATCCCTGGAATCAAAAGGCTTTATCGCTCGCAGATCGTCAGAACGGGATGCCAGACAAAGGCTGGTTCTGTTGACGGACGAGGGGCGCGAGAAACTCAGCGAGATCATGCCCCAGATCGCCGCCAACGCGGAAACGCTGTTGCAAAAAGGGTTTGAGAGCCCGGAGGCATGTGCTGCATTTGCCGATGACCTCAAGCGGATTATTCACACTGCCGAGGAGGCAATCGACCAACGAGGATGCTGA
- a CDS encoding efflux RND transporter periplasmic adaptor subunit: protein MTASETRMPFRHMLPPTLALLIGLLVPSLVSAQPVPSDAMDGQSQGPLPVGVITLEQADVPYEVTLPGRAVAYEQVSIRPRVNGVIAEIAYQPGRPVKVGDLLFRIDNETYEASVQSAEAEVASAAASLEGAQITLERYKKIEGTGISSADVKDAEVSLHQAEASLKTAEAALRTARLNLEWTEIHSPISGIPEVADVSVGSIVTSNQTTALTTVTRLNPIYVDVQESSVRMLSIRNLVENGFIKRADKLSLKLQLETGETLDGEGTLRSPGTSVSTTTGTVALRMEFDNPKRMVIPGQFLRVDATLGTSEAILVPQGATQRASDGSLTVYVARDGKVAVETLEEIGSYQNNWIVTGGVETGDQIIVDNIRNLREGIEIKTIPVEYVDGVIKEVTDDDAAKVTNSNASGEAQPADVAEKE from the coding sequence ATGACAGCCTCAGAAACACGCATGCCTTTCAGACACATGCTTCCACCAACTCTGGCCTTGCTTATCGGCCTTCTGGTCCCTTCTCTTGTCTCGGCACAGCCTGTACCTAGCGATGCCATGGATGGACAGAGCCAGGGGCCCTTGCCTGTCGGCGTCATCACACTGGAACAAGCCGATGTTCCATACGAGGTGACCCTACCCGGACGGGCGGTGGCCTATGAGCAGGTTTCCATTCGCCCGCGAGTGAATGGGGTTATCGCCGAAATCGCCTATCAACCGGGCCGACCGGTTAAGGTTGGCGACCTGCTGTTTCGTATTGATAATGAAACCTACGAAGCCTCTGTCCAGTCGGCTGAAGCCGAAGTGGCAAGCGCAGCAGCCTCTCTGGAAGGCGCTCAAATCACGCTTGAGCGCTACAAGAAAATTGAAGGTACGGGCATCTCCTCTGCCGATGTGAAGGATGCTGAAGTCAGTCTGCATCAGGCAGAAGCCTCCTTGAAAACGGCTGAGGCTGCCCTGCGTACGGCTAGACTCAATCTTGAATGGACGGAAATTCACAGCCCCATTTCGGGCATTCCCGAGGTTGCGGATGTCTCTGTCGGTTCAATCGTGACGTCCAACCAGACGACAGCCTTGACGACAGTCACGCGTCTCAACCCGATTTATGTCGATGTGCAGGAATCAAGTGTACGAATGCTGTCCATTCGCAATCTCGTTGAGAATGGCTTCATCAAGCGCGCCGACAAGCTGAGCCTCAAGCTACAGCTGGAAACCGGCGAGACGCTGGATGGCGAAGGCACGCTCCGTTCGCCTGGTACATCCGTGTCTACCACGACCGGAACTGTGGCCCTGCGAATGGAGTTCGACAATCCCAAACGCATGGTCATCCCGGGGCAGTTTCTGCGCGTGGACGCCACGTTGGGCACCTCTGAAGCCATTCTGGTGCCTCAGGGCGCCACTCAGCGCGCCAGCGATGGCAGCCTGACGGTTTATGTGGCCCGCGACGGCAAGGTTGCGGTCGAAACCCTTGAAGAGATCGGCTCTTATCAGAATAACTGGATTGTCACCGGCGGAGTGGAAACGGGAGACCAGATTATCGTCGACAATATCCGCAACCTTCGCGAAGGCATCGAAATCAAGACCATCCCCGTTGAATATGTCGATGGCGTCATCAAGGAAGTGACAGATGATGATGCGGCCAAGGTGACCAATAGCAATGCATCAGGCGAGGCTCAGCCTGCCGACGTGGCAGAGAAGGAATAG